One part of the Vanessa cardui chromosome 2, ilVanCard2.1, whole genome shotgun sequence genome encodes these proteins:
- the LOC124538910 gene encoding cholinesterase 1-like translates to MYWLAIFPCLLYSVLCADPESRLVQLDQGPVRGYKDVNEGVFVFNGIPYATAPTGRDRFKAPLQPPTWSEPLEAVGKNIMCPQFNLMNISGAIFQEDCLIVNIYAPEKIDRKLPVVVYVHGGAYVSGAGNILQPKNLVKSNKIVAVTFNYRLGAHGFLCLGTKDVPGNAGMKDQVALLRWVNKNIAKFGGNPAEVTIAGFSAGSSSVDLLMISKMAQGLFKRVIPESGANTAAFSIQSDPIKNAKEYAKMLNFENVDDFNALEEFYKTVSIEEINLPNVMERKDSTFLMSPCVERFVGQERFLDNNPVQILKSGKYKKYPMLYGFAEMEGLFRLPLFDTWKHQMNVKFSDFLPSDLKFATENEKEQVANQIKHFYFGNKKVGEETILEYINYFTDVIFAYPTLRSVKMQVENGNNQIYLYEYSFVDNDTPIIPHTNIRGADHCAQTYAVLDEFFRDENSISPEYKKMKLIIRELWLNFITSGNPVPSDSNLPAWQPVDTDWSPHMLINTTLELRGPLLKKRMLLWDGIYDKYYRFPIKPIRRCTKKSIF, encoded by the exons ATGTATTGGCTTGCAATATTTCCTTGTCTTTTATACTCAGTGCTTTGTGCTGATCCTGAATCTCGCTTAGTGCAGCTGGATCAGGGCCCCGTGCGCGGATATAAAGATGTGAATGAAGGTGTATTTGTCTTCAACGGTATACCGTACGCCACGGCACCGACTGGGCGGGACAGATTCAAG gctCCTCTACAACCACCGACCTGGTCTGAACCGTTGGAAGCCGTGGGAAAGAATATTATGTGTCCACAGTTTAATTTGATGAATATAAGTGGTGCAATATTTCAAGAAGATTGtctaattgttaatatttacgcCCCAGAAAAAATTGATAGAAAACTGCCAGTCGTGGTGTATGTCCACGGGGGCGCTTATGTTAGTGGCGCGGGAAACATTTTGCAGCCTAAAAATTTggtaaaaagtaacaaaattgtCGCGGTTACTTTTAATTACAGATTGGGGGCACACGGATTCCTTTGTTTAGGCACAAAAGATGTACCTGGTAATGCTGGTATGAAGGACCAAGTTGCCTTACTACGTTgggttaacaaaaatattgctaAATTTGGTGGAAATCCCGCTGAAGTCACAATAGCAGGTTTTAGTGCTGGTTCATCCTCGGTAGATCTTCTCATGATATCAAAAATGGCACAGGGTTTGTTTAAGAGGGTTATCCCAGAGAGTGGAGCAAATACTGCAGCGTTTAGTATTCAATCTGATCCCATTAAGAACGCTAAGGAGTACGCAAAAATGCTAAATTTCGAAAATGTGGATGACTTCAACGCTTTagaagaattttataaaacagtatccattgaagaaataaatttaccaaATGTCATGGAAAGGAAAGATTCAACTTTTTTGATGTCTCCATGTGTGGAGCGTTTTGTGGGTCAAGAACGATTTCTTGATAATAATCCAGTTCAGATATTAAAGTCTggtaaatataagaaatatcccATGTTGTACGGATTTGCTGAAATGGAAGGATTATTCCGTTTGCCTCTTTTTGATACTTGGAAGCATCAGATGAATGTAAAATTCTCGGATTTTCTTCCGTCCGATTTAAAGTTCGCTACTGAAAATGAAAAAGAACAAGTAGCAAACCAAATTAAACATTTCTATTTCGGTAACAAAAAGGTAGGAGAAGAAACAATTTTAGAGTATATCAACTACTTCACAGATGTTATTTTTGCATACCCAACACTGAGATCAGTAAAGATGCAAGTGGAAAATGGAAAtaaccaaatatatttatacgagtACTCGTTTGTAGACAACGATACCCCAATAATTCCACATACTAATATTCGCGGAGCAGATCATTGTGCTCAAACATACGCTGTTTTAGATGAATTTTTCAGGGATGAAAATTCCATTTCGCCTGAATATAAGAAGATGAAATTGATTATAAGAGAATTATGGTTGAATTTTATAACATCTG gaaacccAGTACCATCTGACTCTAATCTACCAGCATGGCAGCCAGTAGATACGGACTGGTCACCacatatgttaattaatacaactTTGGAATTGAGAGGACCTTTGTTGAAGAAAAGGATGTTATTGTGGGATGGAATCTACGATAAATACTATCGGTTTCCGATTAAACCAATTCGTCGGTGTACCAAAAAGTCTATATTTTGA
- the LOC124538895 gene encoding cholinesterase 1-like isoform X1 produces the protein MYWLAIFPCLLYSVLCADPESRLVQLDQGPVRGYKDVNEGVFVFNGIPYATAPTGRDRFKAPLQPPTWSEPLEAVEKNIMCPQFNLMNISGAIFQEDCLIVNIYAPEKIDRKLPVVVYVHGGAYVSGAGNILQPKNLVKSNKIVAVTFNYRLGAHGFLCLGTKDVPGNAGMKDQVALLRWVNKNIAKFGGNPAEVTIAGFSAGSSSVDLLMISKMAQGLFKRVIPESGANTAAFSIQSDPIKNAKEYAKMLNFENVDDFNALEEFYKTVSIEEINLPNVMERKDSTFLMSPCVERFVGQERFLDDNPVQILKSGKYKKYPMLYGFAEMEGLFRLPLFDTWKHQMNVKFSDFLPSDLKFATENEKEQVANQIKHFYFGNKKVGEETILEYINYFTDVIFAYPTLRSVKMQVENGNNQIYLYEYSFVDNDTPIIPHTNIRGADHCAQTYAVLDEFFRDENSISPEYKKMKLIIRELWLNFITSGNPVPSDSNLPAWQPVDTDWSPHMLINTTLELRGPLLKKRMLLWDGIYDKYYRFPIKPIRRCTKKSIF, from the exons ATGTATTGGCTTGCAATATTTCCTTGTCTTTTATACTCAGTACTTTGTGCTGATCCTGAATCTCGCTTAGTGCAGCTGGATCAGGGCCCCGTGCGCGGATATAAAGATGTGAATGAAGGTGTATTTGTCTTCAACGGTATACCGTACGCCACGGCACCGACTGGGCGGGACAGATTCAAG gctCCTCTACAACCACCGACCTGGTCTGAACCGTTGGAAGCCGTGGAAAAGAATATTATGTGTCCACAGTTTAATTTGATGAATATAAGTGGTGCAATATTTCAAGAAGATTGtctaattgttaatatttacgcCCCAGAAAAAATTGATAGAAAACTGCCAGTCGTGGTGTATGTCCACGGGGGCGCTTATGTTAGTGGCGCGGGAAACATTTTGCAGCCTAAAAATTTggtaaaaagtaacaaaattgtCGCGGTTACTTTTAATTACAGATTGGGGGCACACGGATTCCTTTGTTTAGGCACAAAAGATGTACCTGGTAATGCTGGTATGAAGGACCAAGTTGCCTTACTACGTTgggttaacaaaaatattgctaAATTTGGTGGAAATCCCGCTGAAGTCACAATAGCAGGTTTTAGTGCTGGTTCATCCTCGGTAGATCTTCTCATGATATCAAAAATGGCACAGGGTTTGTTTAAGAGGGTTATCCCAGAGAGTGGAGCAAATACTGCAGCGTTTAGTATTCAATCTGATCCCATTAAGAACGCTAAGGAGTACGCAAAAATGCTAAATTTCGAAAATGTGGATGACTTCAACGCTTTagaagaattttataaaacagtatccattgaagaaataaatttaccaaATGTCATGGAAAGGAAAGATTCAACTTTTTTGATGTCTCCATGTGTAGAGCGTTTTGTGGGTCAAGAACGATTTCTTGATGATAATCCAGTTCAGATATTAAAGTCTggtaaatataagaaatatcccATGTTGTACGGATTTGCTGAAATGGAAGGATTATTCCGTTTGCCTCTTTTTGATACTTGGAAGCATCAGATGAATGTAAAATTCTCGGATTTTCTTCCGTCCGATTTAAAGTTCGCTACTGAAAATGAAAAAGAACAAGTAGCAAACCAAATTAAACATTTCTATTTCGGTAACAAAAAGGTAGGAGAAGAAACAATTTTAGAGTATATCAACTACTTCACAGATGTTATTTTTGCATACCCAACACTGAGATCAGTAAAGATGCAAGTGGAAAATGGAAAtaaccaaatatatttatacgagtACTCGTTTGTAGACAACGATACCCCAATAATTCCACATACTAATATTCGCGGAGCAGATCATTGTGCTCAAACATACGCTGTTTTAGACGAATTTTTCAGGGATGAAAATTCCATTTCGCCTGAATATAAGAAGATGAAATTGATTATAAGAGAATTATGGTTGAATTTTATAACATCTGG aaacccAGTACCATCTGACTCTAATCTACCAGCATGGCAGCCAGTAGACACGGACTGGTCACCacatatgttaattaatacaactTTGGAATTGAGAGGACCTTTGTTGAAGAAAAGGATGTTATTGTGGGATGGAATCTACGATAAATACTATCGGTTTCCGATTAAACCTATTCGTCGGTGTACCAAAAAGTCTATATTTTGA
- the LOC124538895 gene encoding cholinesterase 1-like isoform X2, whose amino-acid sequence MYWLAIFPCLLYSVLCADPESRLVQLDQGPVRGYKDVNEGVFVFNGIPYATAPTGRDRFKAPLQPPTWSEPLEAVEKNIMCPQFNLMNISGAIFQEDCLIVNIYAPEKIDRKLPVVVYVHGGAYVSGAGNILQPKNLVKSNKIVAVTFNYRLGAHGFLCLGTKDVPGNAGMKDQVALLRWVNKNIAKFGGNPAEVTIAGFSAGSSSVDLLMISKMAQGLFKRVIPESGANTAAFSIQSDPIKNAKEYAKMLNFENVDDFNALEEFYKTVSIEEINLPNVMERKDSTFLMSPCVERFVGQERFLDDNPVQILKSGKYKKYPMLYGFAEMEGLFRLPLFDTWKHQMNVKFSDFLPSDLKFATENEKEQVANQIKHFYFGNKKVGEETILEYINYFTDVIFAYPTLRSVKMQVENGNNQIYLYEYSFVDNDTPIIPHTNIRGADHCAQTYAVLDEFFRDENSISPEYKKMKLIIRELWLNFITSGNPVPSDSNLPAWQPVDTDWSPHMLINTTLELRGPLLKKRMLLWDGIYDKYYRFPIKPIRRCTKKSIF is encoded by the exons ATGTATTGGCTTGCAATATTTCCTTGTCTTTTATACTCAGTACTTTGTGCTGATCCTGAATCTCGCTTAGTGCAGCTGGATCAGGGCCCCGTGCGCGGATATAAAGATGTGAATGAAGGTGTATTTGTCTTCAACGGTATACCGTACGCCACGGCACCGACTGGGCGGGACAGATTCAAG gctCCTCTACAACCACCGACCTGGTCTGAACCGTTGGAAGCCGTGGAAAAGAATATTATGTGTCCACAGTTTAATTTGATGAATATAAGTGGTGCAATATTTCAAGAAGATTGtctaattgttaatatttacgcCCCAGAAAAAATTGATAGAAAACTGCCAGTCGTGGTGTATGTCCACGGGGGCGCTTATGTTAGTGGCGCGGGAAACATTTTGCAGCCTAAAAATTTggtaaaaagtaacaaaattgtCGCGGTTACTTTTAATTACAGATTGGGGGCACACGGATTCCTTTGTTTAGGCACAAAAGATGTACCTGGTAATGCTGGTATGAAGGACCAAGTTGCCTTACTACGTTgggttaacaaaaatattgctaAATTTGGTGGAAATCCCGCTGAAGTCACAATAGCAGGTTTTAGTGCTGGTTCATCCTCGGTAGATCTTCTCATGATATCAAAAATGGCACAGGGTTTGTTTAAGAGGGTTATCCCAGAGAGTGGAGCAAATACTGCAGCGTTTAGTATTCAATCTGATCCCATTAAGAACGCTAAGGAGTACGCAAAAATGCTAAATTTCGAAAATGTGGATGACTTCAACGCTTTagaagaattttataaaacagtatccattgaagaaataaatttaccaaATGTCATGGAAAGGAAAGATTCAACTTTTTTGATGTCTCCATGTGTAGAGCGTTTTGTGGGTCAAGAACGATTTCTTGATGATAATCCAGTTCAGATATTAAAGTCTggtaaatataagaaatatcccATGTTGTACGGATTTGCTGAAATGGAAGGATTATTCCGTTTGCCTCTTTTTGATACTTGGAAGCATCAGATGAATGTAAAATTCTCGGATTTTCTTCCGTCCGATTTAAAGTTCGCTACTGAAAATGAAAAAGAACAAGTAGCAAACCAAATTAAACATTTCTATTTCGGTAACAAAAAGGTAGGAGAAGAAACAATTTTAGAGTATATCAACTACTTCACAGATGTTATTTTTGCATACCCAACACTGAGATCAGTAAAGATGCAAGTGGAAAATGGAAAtaaccaaatatatttatacgagtACTCGTTTGTAGACAACGATACCCCAATAATTCCACATACTAATATTCGCGGAGCAGATCATTGTGCTCAAACATACGCTGTTTTAGACGAATTTTTCAGGGATGAAAATTCCATTTCGCCTGAATATAAGAAGATGAAATTGATTATAAGAGAATTATGGTTGAATTTTATAACATCTGG aaacccAGTACCATCTGACTCTAATCTACCAGCATGGCAGCCAGTAGACACGGACTGGTCACCacatatgttaattaatacaactTTGGAATTGAGAG